A single region of the Lactobacillus xylocopicola genome encodes:
- a CDS encoding PTS sugar transporter subunit IIC produces the protein MSFLKALLIAIWAGYCSFDDQGPQMFRRPLLVGPVVGLILGDLPTALVISATLELMWMGLGNMAGYQTPDMIVGTIIGVTVSITSGTGATPKGIAAVAILIQKKHNLFVIKYRLQKLLRESKFL, from the coding sequence ATGAGTTTTTTAAAAGCATTGTTGATTGCAATCTGGGCGGGCTACTGTTCATTCGATGATCAGGGGCCGCAAATGTTCCGTCGACCTCTACTAGTGGGGCCAGTCGTTGGACTTATTTTGGGGGATTTACCCACGGCGTTAGTAATTTCTGCGACATTAGAATTAATGTGGATGGGCTTGGGCAATATGGCAGGTTATCAGACACCAGACATGATTGTAGGAACAATCATCGGTGTCACGGTTTCGATTACGTCCGGCACTGGTGCAACACCGAAAGGGATAGCAGCTGTAGCTATCTTGATTCAAAAAAAGCATAATTTGTTTGTGATAAAGTATCGCTTACAAAAGCTACTAAGGGAAAGTAAATTTCTCTAA
- a CDS encoding BglG family transcription antiterminator, with amino-acid sequence MKDRQLLIIKKLLGKERLSIDELSRALKVSSRTIRNDVIDINEALNNWSITKISNKRGQLDFSLNSKEKHSLSHYLEIRVDPFPDPKKRQLDIIVSFLKAPHQVKIYEVQERLHISKSTMDKDMRQVRRFLAKYSLTLNTQQGAKIVGAERNIRTMIQQLIVENVDISRLREKSFEGSDSNKIVIDYLNPKVLNQTDQVSKQLILGSRYEGVSAREAQVSVLMAIWIRRVQEQQYLDESPATNLEVADTRIQKSLNELLKKLKLEVPENEKSYMTFILKNFLGEKEVRLDKWNKSELLTLQLIDYMSEVENIDYRDSEPLYEQLNFHISAFLQRQENHIEIYNPLTDVLKTSYTTIYQDVSAFFQRKYDKSVSEGEKAYITVYFSTYYEEIIKENDFYRIAVLCNYGEATGQLLAANISRNMNVEVVAVLGLQDIRSLKKLNIDFVVKTIDEPTDAVPSFKMPLVPKQSDYQALKNFITRADIKKHILAVKQHTVTRANLLKDVIALIEAQTDQAVSSQTVDKLINIFSEYRIDIKEREVRPMLQDLLTDDKIQIHLKANNWCEAIEKASQPLLENKAINAKYIAAMEDSVKKFGPYIVIGPGIALAHARPEDGAAKLDVSVASLAEPIEFGNKANDPVKIIFVLSAIDSYSHLNVLKTVVNLINKPNKIDELCQKSNKASFKATLFGDDRTERSEDQDNG; translated from the coding sequence ATGAAAGACCGGCAATTATTGATAATAAAAAAATTGCTTGGTAAAGAAAGATTATCAATCGATGAATTAAGTCGTGCCTTGAAGGTTTCTTCCCGAACAATTAGAAATGACGTGATTGATATCAATGAAGCGTTAAATAATTGGTCAATTACTAAAATTTCCAATAAACGTGGTCAGCTTGACTTTAGTCTTAACTCTAAAGAAAAGCATTCCTTATCTCACTATTTGGAAATTAGAGTTGACCCGTTTCCTGATCCGAAAAAAAGGCAACTTGACATTATTGTTAGCTTTCTCAAAGCACCACACCAGGTGAAAATTTATGAAGTGCAAGAAAGATTACATATCAGTAAAAGCACAATGGATAAAGATATGCGCCAGGTTAGAAGATTTCTTGCAAAGTATTCGTTAACTTTGAATACGCAGCAGGGAGCAAAAATTGTCGGTGCGGAGAGAAACATTAGAACGATGATTCAACAGTTAATTGTTGAGAATGTCGATATTTCGAGATTAAGAGAAAAAAGTTTTGAAGGAAGTGACAGCAACAAAATAGTAATTGATTATTTAAACCCTAAAGTACTTAACCAAACGGATCAAGTTTCTAAGCAACTAATACTTGGCAGTCGGTATGAGGGTGTGTCTGCAAGAGAAGCGCAAGTCTCGGTATTAATGGCGATATGGATTAGAAGGGTGCAGGAACAGCAATATCTTGATGAAAGTCCCGCGACTAATTTAGAAGTAGCTGATACGAGGATTCAAAAATCGCTCAATGAGTTACTAAAAAAGCTCAAACTCGAAGTGCCAGAAAATGAAAAAAGTTATATGACTTTCATTCTTAAGAACTTTTTAGGTGAAAAAGAGGTGAGGCTAGATAAGTGGAATAAGTCGGAATTGCTTACTTTACAGTTGATAGACTACATGAGTGAAGTGGAAAACATCGATTATCGTGACTCTGAGCCGTTATATGAGCAACTTAATTTTCATATTTCAGCTTTTTTGCAAAGACAAGAAAATCATATTGAAATATATAATCCCTTAACTGATGTGCTGAAAACAAGTTATACAACAATTTATCAAGATGTTTCGGCTTTTTTCCAACGTAAGTACGATAAAAGTGTCTCAGAAGGAGAAAAAGCTTATATAACAGTTTATTTTAGTACGTATTACGAGGAAATCATCAAAGAAAATGATTTTTATCGGATTGCTGTACTCTGCAATTATGGTGAAGCTACTGGCCAGCTGCTGGCGGCTAATATCTCAAGGAATATGAATGTCGAAGTTGTTGCTGTTTTGGGTTTGCAGGATATTAGATCACTCAAAAAGTTAAATATTGACTTTGTGGTTAAGACAATTGATGAGCCTACGGACGCTGTTCCAAGTTTCAAAATGCCGCTAGTTCCTAAACAAAGTGATTATCAGGCATTAAAAAATTTTATCACGAGAGCCGATATCAAAAAACATATTCTTGCAGTTAAGCAGCATACGGTAACTAGGGCAAATTTGCTCAAAGATGTGATTGCTTTGATTGAAGCACAGACTGACCAAGCTGTTTCATCACAGACAGTGGATAAATTAATCAATATTTTTTCGGAATATCGTATTGACATCAAAGAAAGAGAGGTGAGGCCAATGCTCCAAGATTTATTAACTGATGACAAGATTCAAATACATCTAAAAGCTAATAACTGGTGTGAAGCTATTGAAAAAGCTAGTCAACCATTGCTAGAAAACAAAGCAATTAATGCGAAATATATCGCTGCAATGGAAGATTCAGTCAAAAAATTTGGCCCCTATATTGTAATTGGGCCCGGGATAGCTTTGGCCCATGCACGACCAGAAGATGGTGCTGCGAAATTAGATGTTAGTGTTGCGTCTTTAGCTGAACCAATTGAATTTGGCAATAAAGCGAATGATCCAGTAAAGATTATTTTTGTTTTATCGGCGATTGATAGTTACTCTCATCTAAATGTTTTGAAGACAGTAGTTAATTTAATAAATAAACCAAATAAGATTGATGAACTATGCCAGAAAAGTAATAAAGCAAGTTTTAAAGCAACCTTATTTGGCGATGACAGAACTGAAAGATCGGAGGACCAAGATAATGGCTAA
- a CDS encoding tetratricopeptide repeat protein, whose product MSFWSKFLKSTAEPKEPEVEKISAAETKKITDKITKLTEQLNDETTAGTAVVKKQKAVMLTELGQCYQELSQVDKAIAAYEKSLKCSEDFGPAFDGLLKLYDVKRQAAAYAKDNSEIQKWLNKSDELTALSKKIMRSK is encoded by the coding sequence ATGTCTTTTTGGTCAAAATTTTTAAAATCCACTGCGGAACCAAAAGAACCTGAAGTGGAAAAAATATCAGCGGCAGAAACAAAGAAAATAACAGATAAAATCACTAAATTGACCGAGCAGCTAAATGATGAAACAACTGCTGGTACAGCAGTTGTAAAGAAGCAAAAGGCTGTCATGCTAACCGAACTAGGCCAATGTTACCAAGAATTAAGCCAAGTAGATAAAGCGATTGCTGCTTATGAAAAAAGTTTAAAGTGCAGTGAGGACTTCGGTCCTGCTTTTGATGGTTTGCTTAAACTATATGATGTCAAAAGGCAAGCGGCGGCTTATGCAAAAGATAACAGTGAGATTCAAAAGTGGCTCAATAAGAGTGACGAATTGACGGCATTATCAAAGAAAATAATGAGATCAAAGTAA
- a CDS encoding zinc-binding dehydrogenase — protein sequence MTAAGTVLNALKPEVNSNLVVLGTGSVGLAAIMGAAVSNCNHVIAVDKNDMSLNVAKEFGATDVINNTKVDLIEAINKIVGPAGLNYVVDTTGEPEVMKQGLTGQIFVHTYPSTGTMLTTCTVFGQIAGKQVADYVRKTD from the coding sequence ATGACAGCTGCAGGTACAGTTTTGAATGCATTGAAGCCAGAGGTCAATTCTAATTTAGTTGTGCTGGGAACAGGTTCGGTCGGTCTGGCTGCGATTATGGGTGCTGCGGTTTCTAACTGTAATCACGTGATTGCGGTTGATAAGAATGATATGAGCTTAAATGTAGCTAAAGAATTTGGTGCAACTGATGTGATTAACAACACTAAGGTAGATTTGATCGAAGCAATTAATAAAATTGTTGGCCCAGCGGGATTGAATTACGTCGTTGATACGACAGGTGAACCTGAAGTGATGAAACAAGGCTTAACGGGGCAAATATTTGTCCATACTTACCCATCTACCGGGACCATGCTCACTACTTGTACGGTGTTTGGCCAAATTGCAGGTAAGCAGGTAGCAGATTATGTTAGGAAAACAGATTAA
- a CDS encoding PTS sugar transporter subunit IIC translates to MAVVQWIINNVLTQAAILISLIAMLGLMLQGKKPGAVIGGTLKTLLGFEVLSAGSSIIQQSLAYFAVIFQHGFNTKGIVPSIEAINGQAMNKLGLGNDIALTLLGIFIVNIIIARFTKWKYVFLTGQALLWMATMTVIGGHFAGLKGFPLILMGSIVGGIFAIAMPALAQPIVRKITGNDAIALGHFCTIGYLVEAGVAWLVRDRKVDQHVANIKERKDSWEHVNLPKSMSFLQDNSLSIMVVMIPLYIITAAFAGPYWSIKAAGGAAGSVNYIIYAFLQAIEFTVGVYVMLSGVRLMLGEIVPAFRGIAMKIVPNSIPALDCPVLFPYSPNAVIIGFITTTIGTVIGMFLSPLAGLAVILPGMTTNFFAGGTAGIFGNAVGGKRGAIIGGIAHGLFITLLPALLVGALSSVGFVNATATDVDTIVAALLYLWVLAPAFHAVG, encoded by the coding sequence ATGGCCGTTGTTCAATGGATAATTAATAATGTACTTACGCAAGCTGCAATTTTGATTTCATTAATTGCAATGTTGGGTTTGATGTTACAGGGTAAAAAACCCGGAGCAGTTATTGGTGGTACACTTAAAACTTTACTTGGGTTTGAAGTTTTGTCTGCCGGTTCTAGCATTATTCAACAGAGTTTAGCCTATTTTGCTGTAATTTTTCAGCATGGTTTCAATACGAAAGGGATTGTTCCAAGTATTGAAGCAATTAATGGCCAAGCGATGAATAAACTGGGTCTAGGTAATGACATTGCGTTGACCCTGTTAGGTATTTTTATTGTAAATATTATTATTGCTAGATTTACTAAATGGAAATACGTATTTTTAACCGGACAAGCCTTATTGTGGATGGCAACCATGACCGTTATTGGGGGACACTTTGCTGGTTTAAAGGGTTTTCCGTTGATTTTAATGGGTAGTATTGTTGGTGGTATCTTTGCCATTGCTATGCCGGCCCTAGCACAGCCAATTGTGCGAAAAATAACTGGGAATGACGCTATTGCACTAGGCCACTTCTGTACAATTGGTTACTTAGTTGAAGCTGGGGTTGCCTGGCTCGTTAGAGATCGTAAAGTCGACCAACATGTTGCCAATATTAAAGAAAGGAAAGATTCCTGGGAACATGTCAATCTGCCTAAGAGTATGTCATTTTTGCAGGACAATTCACTTTCTATCATGGTAGTCATGATACCCCTGTATATAATTACGGCAGCTTTTGCCGGCCCTTACTGGTCAATTAAGGCTGCAGGTGGAGCAGCTGGAAGTGTAAATTATATTATTTATGCATTCTTGCAAGCAATTGAGTTTACCGTTGGTGTATACGTAATGCTTTCGGGTGTTCGTCTAATGTTAGGAGAAATTGTACCTGCCTTCCGTGGTATTGCGATGAAGATAGTTCCAAATTCGATACCTGCTTTAGACTGTCCAGTATTGTTTCCTTATTCGCCTAATGCTGTAATTATTGGCTTCATTACCACGACCATCGGTACAGTAATTGGGATGTTCTTATCACCGTTAGCAGGCCTTGCAGTTATCCTGCCGGGGATGACGACTAACTTTTTTGCCGGTGGTACGGCCGGTATTTTTGGCAATGCAGTGGGTGGTAAACGAGGTGCCATTATTGGTGGTATTGCCCATGGCCTGTTTATTACGCTACTGCCAGCACTACTAGTAGGTGCGTTATCATCAGTAGGATTTGTAAACGCGACCGCTACTGATGTGGATACTATTGTTGCTGCGTTACTTTATCTTTGGGTGCTGGCTCCAGCTTTTCATGCGGTTGGCTAG
- a CDS encoding class II fructose-bisphosphate aldolase, with protein sequence MAYKTLKEVLKEAEELDFTVGAFNAHNLEMVPTMIEAAHDEGAPIIIQTSVSTANTEGMRNFVAVCKSMAEHEAVDVVLHLDHARELNDIEAAIEAGYSSVMFDGSLLPFKENIEKTMRVVEYAHKRGVSVEGEIGTIGGTEEGFTVKEGSYTRPEDAVAFLRECDVDALAVGVGTHHGQFQSKTELNFALIEELNQKLNKPMVIHGGTGVKEEDYHRLTVNGIRKFNVGTELLVAWTEEAKEMFGKTEVNSSLRNNIIPCNDQVHKIIKHKLALFMNK encoded by the coding sequence ATGGCTTACAAGACTTTAAAAGAAGTACTAAAAGAAGCAGAAGAATTAGATTTTACGGTTGGTGCATTTAATGCACATAATCTTGAAATGGTACCAACGATGATTGAGGCTGCCCATGATGAGGGTGCACCAATTATTATTCAAACATCTGTTAGCACCGCCAATACAGAAGGAATGAGAAACTTTGTTGCGGTATGTAAAAGTATGGCAGAACATGAAGCTGTGGATGTGGTCCTTCATTTAGATCATGCCCGTGAGCTAAATGATATTGAAGCTGCAATTGAGGCGGGTTATAGTTCGGTGATGTTTGATGGATCGTTACTTCCATTTAAAGAAAACATTGAAAAAACCATGCGAGTTGTTGAATATGCACATAAAAGAGGCGTTTCAGTCGAGGGTGAAATTGGCACGATTGGTGGTACAGAAGAAGGTTTTACGGTTAAAGAAGGGAGCTATACTCGTCCAGAAGATGCGGTTGCTTTTTTACGGGAATGTGATGTTGATGCTCTAGCTGTTGGGGTAGGCACACATCATGGCCAATTCCAATCAAAAACTGAGTTAAACTTCGCACTTATTGAAGAGTTGAACCAAAAGCTTAATAAACCAATGGTGATTCATGGGGGTACAGGTGTTAAGGAGGAAGACTATCATCGATTAACCGTAAATGGCATTCGGAAATTTAATGTTGGCACGGAATTATTAGTAGCCTGGACTGAGGAAGCTAAAGAAATGTTTGGTAAAACTGAAGTTAACAGCTCACTTAGAAACAATATTATTCCATGTAATGATCAGGTTCATAAGATTATCAAACATAAACTTGCCTTATTTATGAACAAGTAA
- a CDS encoding alcohol dehydrogenase catalytic domain-containing protein has protein sequence MDDPNSNEVLIKTVALGICHSDIEFKDGRAPIQLPVILGHEGAGIVEKVGPNVTDFKQDCQNIGIFF, from the coding sequence TTGGATGATCCTAACAGTAATGAGGTATTAATCAAAACCGTTGCCTTGGGGATTTGTCATAGTGATATTGAATTTAAGGACGGTCGAGCACCGATTCAATTACCAGTGATTTTGGGCCATGAAGGGGCAGGAATCGTTGAAAAGGTTGGTCCTAATGTGACTGATTTTAAGCAAGATTGTCAAAATATTGGCATCTTTTTTTGA
- a CDS encoding LytTR family DNA-binding domain-containing protein → MKVKIDLDPDQGEPVVTIHAKELSPEVERIYRQLQEVSKRPDQLECYQEDMTYYVNLADILFFETEGRQVITHTQRESFVVNYKLYELEDLLSSQFMRVSKSTILNLQQIYALTRSISNCQVHFRDSYKTVYVSRRYYHNLNDRLNERRSSS, encoded by the coding sequence TTGAAAGTAAAAATTGACCTTGATCCAGACCAAGGTGAACCAGTCGTAACTATTCATGCCAAGGAATTATCGCCGGAAGTTGAGCGTATATACCGGCAGTTGCAGGAAGTAAGTAAGCGGCCAGACCAGCTTGAATGTTATCAAGAGGATATGACGTATTATGTGAATTTAGCTGATATTTTATTTTTTGAAACGGAAGGACGACAGGTAATCACCCACACCCAGCGGGAGTCATTCGTAGTCAATTACAAGCTCTATGAGTTGGAAGATCTTTTGAGCAGTCAGTTCATGCGGGTGTCTAAGTCGACCATTTTGAATTTGCAGCAGATTTATGCTTTAACCAGGTCGATTTCAAATTGCCAGGTGCATTTTCGAGATTCTTATAAAACAGTTTATGTTTCACGTCGCTATTACCACAATTTGAACGATCGATTAAACGAGAGAAGGTCATCATCATGA
- a CDS encoding AAA family ATPase has product MKKTLLLLAGCPGTGKSYLGKLICKAIPDFFNETSIDFFKEKLYDEQGFNNIEEKKQLDDQAYSLFYQSIETLMEKGKSIISDYPFSYRQHDSLQRLANQYAFQVITITLTCDPDVLYQRQRQRDLDPDRHLGFIMNHFHQGDTLPDRTKMDIQKTKAEFEKFNKIRDYENFSLGKTIFLNVSDFRKVEYDEVIVKVKTWLE; this is encoded by the coding sequence TTGAAAAAAACGCTGTTACTTTTAGCTGGTTGTCCAGGTACAGGTAAGTCTTACCTAGGAAAGCTGATTTGTAAAGCTATTCCAGATTTCTTTAATGAGACATCGATAGATTTTTTCAAAGAAAAACTCTATGATGAACAGGGCTTTAATAATATCGAAGAGAAAAAGCAGCTAGATGATCAGGCGTACAGCCTGTTTTACCAAAGTATTGAAACGTTAATGGAAAAAGGTAAATCAATCATTTCAGATTATCCCTTTTCTTATCGGCAACATGATAGCTTACAACGGTTGGCTAACCAGTATGCCTTCCAGGTAATTACAATTACTCTTACTTGTGATCCCGATGTTTTGTATCAACGGCAAAGACAAAGAGATCTTGATCCTGATCGCCACCTAGGCTTTATCATGAATCATTTTCATCAAGGCGACACTTTACCAGACCGAACCAAAATGGATATCCAAAAAACAAAAGCGGAATTTGAAAAATTCAATAAAATACGGGACTATGAAAATTTCAGTTTAGGGAAAACAATTTTTTTAAATGTATCAGATTTTCGTAAGGTTGAATATGACGAAGTGATTGTTAAAGTGAAAACTTGGCTTGAATAA
- a CDS encoding FAD-dependent oxidoreductase — translation MIVNQKTSYDASYDVIVLGFGGAGATAARFAADSGAKVLLVDSAPEGHEGGNTRYAGELVGYSSSEEDYRKYYKHLAQHFKIDPEIENTVVHGIAHMKEYFQKYLDVAEPVSYKKVLGLPDDAILAYHPNLPGAKTYDMIAVKPSIFDAALWNVLRQKVLDRSDKIDVWYSAPVVHLLQKTNRKVVGAQIERDHVLLNVHAKNGVVLATGGIENNPEMIQDYIGSYKLVPLGSLYNTGKGINLAQEAGADMWHMSMYASGGMQQSFAFYEPGMKRAPFYMNNPIFFTGSIFTVGDDGTRYFREDQPAREGYIENHGSWYKPLNPIQPYFVLDQKQYDKISKVDTFPDNKALNSVIKAKTVSDLAEKMGVETEKLQGTIDEFNFFAEKKHDYAYHRAPETMSSFSEQGPYYAIPLVQTIGWTEAGPRRNARAEILDPERKPIPHFYGAGELGSNMANLYQGGSDLADCLIFGKIAGQNAAHPKDDVDEVDTPLVKSDRPEKMPHLTSDLKKVDYPTAPDQYIGKSDQGIGDEIVVRVTADKQKNIKNVEVLKQAESDDYGQKAIAEIPRRMVKENTVDVDAVSGASNTSRGLKDAVRDALNKIK, via the coding sequence ATGATTGTCAATCAAAAGACAAGCTATGATGCAAGTTATGATGTTATTGTTTTGGGATTTGGGGGTGCCGGAGCAACCGCAGCCCGTTTTGCCGCTGACAGCGGAGCCAAGGTATTGCTGGTTGATTCAGCCCCAGAAGGTCATGAAGGTGGCAATACGAGATACGCCGGAGAATTGGTCGGCTATAGCAGCAGTGAAGAAGATTATCGGAAATATTATAAGCACTTAGCGCAGCATTTTAAGATCGATCCCGAAATCGAAAATACGGTGGTTCACGGCATAGCACATATGAAAGAATATTTTCAAAAATATTTGGATGTGGCTGAACCGGTAAGTTATAAAAAAGTTCTTGGATTACCCGATGATGCCATACTTGCGTACCATCCGAACCTTCCTGGTGCCAAGACCTACGACATGATTGCAGTGAAGCCTAGTATTTTTGATGCTGCACTGTGGAATGTTTTACGGCAAAAGGTGCTTGACCGCAGCGATAAGATAGATGTCTGGTATTCTGCACCGGTAGTTCACCTTTTACAAAAAACTAACCGGAAAGTTGTTGGGGCCCAGATTGAGCGTGATCATGTCTTACTCAACGTTCATGCCAAAAATGGGGTAGTTCTGGCAACCGGGGGAATTGAAAATAACCCCGAAATGATTCAAGACTATATCGGATCATACAAGTTGGTACCTCTAGGTTCACTTTACAACACGGGTAAAGGGATTAATCTAGCTCAGGAAGCCGGAGCTGATATGTGGCACATGTCAATGTATGCCTCCGGCGGTATGCAGCAAAGTTTTGCTTTCTATGAACCAGGAATGAAACGGGCGCCATTCTACATGAATAATCCAATCTTCTTTACAGGTAGCATCTTCACGGTTGGGGATGACGGTACGCGTTACTTTAGAGAAGACCAACCAGCACGTGAGGGTTATATTGAAAACCATGGTTCGTGGTACAAGCCCCTCAATCCAATTCAGCCATACTTTGTGCTAGATCAAAAGCAGTATGACAAGATTAGTAAGGTTGATACTTTCCCTGATAATAAGGCACTCAATTCGGTCATTAAAGCCAAAACGGTTAGTGATTTAGCTGAAAAAATGGGCGTAGAAACTGAAAAACTGCAGGGCACAATTGATGAGTTTAATTTCTTTGCTGAAAAGAAACATGACTATGCTTACCACCGTGCTCCTGAAACCATGAGCTCATTCTCTGAGCAAGGCCCATACTACGCAATTCCGCTCGTCCAAACGATTGGTTGGACAGAAGCTGGTCCAAGAAGAAATGCGCGGGCAGAAATTTTGGATCCAGAGCGTAAACCAATCCCGCACTTTTATGGTGCTGGTGAACTTGGTAGTAACATGGCTAACCTGTACCAGGGTGGTTCTGACCTAGCTGATTGTCTGATTTTTGGCAAGATTGCGGGCCAGAATGCGGCTCATCCTAAAGATGATGTTGATGAAGTAGACACACCTTTAGTTAAGTCCGATCGGCCAGAAAAGATGCCACATTTGACTTCTGACCTCAAAAAGGTAGATTACCCGACTGCACCTGACCAGTATATTGGTAAGTCTGACCAGGGAATTGGTGATGAAATCGTTGTGAGGGTAACGGCAGATAAACAAAAGAACATCAAAAATGTTGAAGTTTTGAAGCAAGCCGAATCAGATGATTATGGACAAAAAGCGATTGCTGAAATACCAAGAAGAATGGTTAAAGAGAATACCGTTGATGTTGATGCTGTTTCTGGAGCTTCCAACACCAGCCGTGGCCTAAAAGACGCGGTTAGAGATGCTCTAAATAAAATCAAATAA
- a CDS encoding PTS sugar transporter subunit IIB, with the protein MAKIPKVFFICGNGLGSSLACQMEADDVFQAAGIEVNSGHDSISAAPSLDADVIVSASNFESQFANTQIDPKTKIVYLDNIVDKNEIKEKVVPIIKEIAES; encoded by the coding sequence ATGGCTAAAATTCCAAAAGTGTTTTTTATTTGTGGAAACGGGTTAGGTTCGAGTTTGGCTTGTCAAATGGAGGCAGATGATGTTTTTCAAGCAGCGGGAATTGAAGTCAATTCCGGCCACGATTCAATCTCTGCGGCACCTTCATTAGATGCCGATGTGATTGTTTCGGCGAGCAACTTTGAATCACAGTTTGCAAATACGCAAATTGATCCTAAGACTAAGATTGTCTATCTGGATAATATTGTGGATAAAAACGAAATAAAAGAAAAAGTCGTACCAATTATAAAAGAAATCGCGGAAAGCTAA